The following are from one region of the Myotis daubentonii chromosome 2, mMyoDau2.1, whole genome shotgun sequence genome:
- the PDE1B gene encoding dual specificity calcium/calmodulin-dependent 3',5'-cyclic nucleotide phosphodiesterase 1B isoform X1 codes for MELSPCSPPEMLESDCPSPLELKSAPSKKMWIKLRSLLRYMVKQLENGEVNIEELKKNLEYTASLLEAVYIDETRQILDTEDELQELRSDAVPSEVRDWLASTFTQQTRAKGRRAEEKPKFRSIVHAVQAGIFVERMFRRTYTSVGPSYSSAVLNCLKNLDLWCFDVFSLNRAADDHALRTIAFELLTRHNLISRFKIPTVFLMTFLDALETGYGKYKNPYHNQIHAADVTQTVHCFLLRTGMVHCLSEIEVLAIIFAAAIHDYEHTGTTNSFHIQTKSECAILYNDRSVLENHHISSVFRMMQDDEMNIFINLTKDEFVELRALVIEMVLATDMSCHFQQVKSMKTALQQLERIDKSKALSLLLHAADISHPTKQWSVHSRWTKALMEEFFRQGDKEAELGLPFSPLCDRTSTLVAQSQIGFIDFIVEPTFSVLTDVAEKSVQPLVDEDSKSKNQPSFQWRQPSLDVEVGDPNPDVISFRSTWTKYIQENKQKWKEQAASGITNQMSIDELSPCEEEAPPSPAQDEHNQNGNLD; via the exons gctACGCTACATGGTGAAGCAGTTGGAGAATGGGGAGGTCAACATTGAGGAGCTGAAGAAAAACCTGGAGTACACAGCGTCCCTGCTGGAGGCCGTCTACATAGACGAGACGCG GCAAATCTTGGACACAGAGGATGAGCTTCAGGAGCTGCGGTCAGACGCTGTGCCTTCCGAGGTGCGGGACTGGCTGGCCTCCACCTTCACCCAGCAGACCCGAGCCAAAGGCCGCCGAGCGGAGGAGAAGCCCAAGTTCCGCAGCATTGTGCACGCCGTGCAGGCTGGGATCTTCGTGGAGCG GATGTTCCGGAGAACGTACACCTCCGTGGGCCCCTCCTACTCCTCTGCGGTCCTCAACTGTCTCAAG AACCTGGACCTCTGGTGCTTTGATGTCTTTTCCTTGAACCGGGCAGCCGATGACCACGCTCTGAGGACCATTGCATTTGAGTTGCTGACGCGGCATAACCTCATCAGCCGCTTTAAG ATTCCCACTGTGTTTTTGATGACTTTCCTGGATGCTTTGGAGACAGGCTATGGGAAATACAAGAACCCTTACCACAACCAGATCCACGCAGCTGACGTGACTCAGACAGTCCACTGCTTCTTGCTTCGCACAGGGATGGTG CACTGCCTGTCAGAGATTGAAGTCTTGGCCATCATCTTTGCAGCAGCCATCCATGACTATGAGCACACAGGCACTACCAACAGCTTCCACATCCAGACTAA GTCAGAATGTGCCATCCTGTACAATGACCGCTCAGTGCTGGAGAACCACCACATCAGCTCTGTCTTCCGAATGATGCAGGACGACGAGATGAACATTTTCATCAACCTCACCAAGGATGAGtttgt GGAGCTGCGGGCCCTGGTCATCGAGATGGTCTTGGCCACAGACATGTCTTGCCATTTCCAGCAAGTGAAGTCCATGAAGACAGCCTTGCAGCAGCTGGAGAG GATTGACAAGTCCAAGGCCCTGTCTCTACTGCTCCATGCTGCAGACATCAGCCATCCGACCAAGCAGTGGTCAGTTCACAGCCGCTGGACCAAGGCTCTCATGGAGGAATTCTTCCGCCAG GGTGACAaggaggcagagctgggtctGCCCTTCTCTCCGCTGTGTGATCGCACTTCCACTCTCGTGGCACAGTCCCAGATTG GTTTCATCGACTTCATTGTGGAGCCCACATTCTCTGTGCTGACCGACGTGGCTGAGAAGAGTGTCCAGCCCCTGGTGGATGAGGACTCCAAGTCTAAAAACCAGCCCAG CTTTCAGTGGCGCCAGCCTTCTCTGGATGTGGAAGTAGGAGACCCTAACCCTGATGTGATCAGCTTCCGCTCCACCTGGACCAAATACATTCAGGAGAACAAGCAGAAATGGAAGGAACAGGCAGCAAGCG GCATCACCAACCAGATGTCCATTGATGAGCTGTCCCCCTGTGAGGAggaggccccgccctcccctgcccaagATGAACACAACCAGAATGGGAATTTGGACtag
- the PDE1B gene encoding dual specificity calcium/calmodulin-dependent 3',5'-cyclic nucleotide phosphodiesterase 1B isoform X2 produces MLESDCPSPLELKSAPSKKMWIKLRSLLRYMVKQLENGEVNIEELKKNLEYTASLLEAVYIDETRQILDTEDELQELRSDAVPSEVRDWLASTFTQQTRAKGRRAEEKPKFRSIVHAVQAGIFVERMFRRTYTSVGPSYSSAVLNCLKNLDLWCFDVFSLNRAADDHALRTIAFELLTRHNLISRFKIPTVFLMTFLDALETGYGKYKNPYHNQIHAADVTQTVHCFLLRTGMVHCLSEIEVLAIIFAAAIHDYEHTGTTNSFHIQTKSECAILYNDRSVLENHHISSVFRMMQDDEMNIFINLTKDEFVELRALVIEMVLATDMSCHFQQVKSMKTALQQLERIDKSKALSLLLHAADISHPTKQWSVHSRWTKALMEEFFRQGDKEAELGLPFSPLCDRTSTLVAQSQIGFIDFIVEPTFSVLTDVAEKSVQPLVDEDSKSKNQPSFQWRQPSLDVEVGDPNPDVISFRSTWTKYIQENKQKWKEQAASGITNQMSIDELSPCEEEAPPSPAQDEHNQNGNLD; encoded by the exons gctACGCTACATGGTGAAGCAGTTGGAGAATGGGGAGGTCAACATTGAGGAGCTGAAGAAAAACCTGGAGTACACAGCGTCCCTGCTGGAGGCCGTCTACATAGACGAGACGCG GCAAATCTTGGACACAGAGGATGAGCTTCAGGAGCTGCGGTCAGACGCTGTGCCTTCCGAGGTGCGGGACTGGCTGGCCTCCACCTTCACCCAGCAGACCCGAGCCAAAGGCCGCCGAGCGGAGGAGAAGCCCAAGTTCCGCAGCATTGTGCACGCCGTGCAGGCTGGGATCTTCGTGGAGCG GATGTTCCGGAGAACGTACACCTCCGTGGGCCCCTCCTACTCCTCTGCGGTCCTCAACTGTCTCAAG AACCTGGACCTCTGGTGCTTTGATGTCTTTTCCTTGAACCGGGCAGCCGATGACCACGCTCTGAGGACCATTGCATTTGAGTTGCTGACGCGGCATAACCTCATCAGCCGCTTTAAG ATTCCCACTGTGTTTTTGATGACTTTCCTGGATGCTTTGGAGACAGGCTATGGGAAATACAAGAACCCTTACCACAACCAGATCCACGCAGCTGACGTGACTCAGACAGTCCACTGCTTCTTGCTTCGCACAGGGATGGTG CACTGCCTGTCAGAGATTGAAGTCTTGGCCATCATCTTTGCAGCAGCCATCCATGACTATGAGCACACAGGCACTACCAACAGCTTCCACATCCAGACTAA GTCAGAATGTGCCATCCTGTACAATGACCGCTCAGTGCTGGAGAACCACCACATCAGCTCTGTCTTCCGAATGATGCAGGACGACGAGATGAACATTTTCATCAACCTCACCAAGGATGAGtttgt GGAGCTGCGGGCCCTGGTCATCGAGATGGTCTTGGCCACAGACATGTCTTGCCATTTCCAGCAAGTGAAGTCCATGAAGACAGCCTTGCAGCAGCTGGAGAG GATTGACAAGTCCAAGGCCCTGTCTCTACTGCTCCATGCTGCAGACATCAGCCATCCGACCAAGCAGTGGTCAGTTCACAGCCGCTGGACCAAGGCTCTCATGGAGGAATTCTTCCGCCAG GGTGACAaggaggcagagctgggtctGCCCTTCTCTCCGCTGTGTGATCGCACTTCCACTCTCGTGGCACAGTCCCAGATTG GTTTCATCGACTTCATTGTGGAGCCCACATTCTCTGTGCTGACCGACGTGGCTGAGAAGAGTGTCCAGCCCCTGGTGGATGAGGACTCCAAGTCTAAAAACCAGCCCAG CTTTCAGTGGCGCCAGCCTTCTCTGGATGTGGAAGTAGGAGACCCTAACCCTGATGTGATCAGCTTCCGCTCCACCTGGACCAAATACATTCAGGAGAACAAGCAGAAATGGAAGGAACAGGCAGCAAGCG GCATCACCAACCAGATGTCCATTGATGAGCTGTCCCCCTGTGAGGAggaggccccgccctcccctgcccaagATGAACACAACCAGAATGGGAATTTGGACtag
- the PDE1B gene encoding dual specificity calcium/calmodulin-dependent 3',5'-cyclic nucleotide phosphodiesterase 1B isoform X3: MANPVPVQRSHLQGPILRLRYMVKQLENGEVNIEELKKNLEYTASLLEAVYIDETRQILDTEDELQELRSDAVPSEVRDWLASTFTQQTRAKGRRAEEKPKFRSIVHAVQAGIFVERMFRRTYTSVGPSYSSAVLNCLKNLDLWCFDVFSLNRAADDHALRTIAFELLTRHNLISRFKIPTVFLMTFLDALETGYGKYKNPYHNQIHAADVTQTVHCFLLRTGMVHCLSEIEVLAIIFAAAIHDYEHTGTTNSFHIQTKSECAILYNDRSVLENHHISSVFRMMQDDEMNIFINLTKDEFVELRALVIEMVLATDMSCHFQQVKSMKTALQQLERIDKSKALSLLLHAADISHPTKQWSVHSRWTKALMEEFFRQGDKEAELGLPFSPLCDRTSTLVAQSQIGFIDFIVEPTFSVLTDVAEKSVQPLVDEDSKSKNQPSFQWRQPSLDVEVGDPNPDVISFRSTWTKYIQENKQKWKEQAASGITNQMSIDELSPCEEEAPPSPAQDEHNQNGNLD, from the exons gctACGCTACATGGTGAAGCAGTTGGAGAATGGGGAGGTCAACATTGAGGAGCTGAAGAAAAACCTGGAGTACACAGCGTCCCTGCTGGAGGCCGTCTACATAGACGAGACGCG GCAAATCTTGGACACAGAGGATGAGCTTCAGGAGCTGCGGTCAGACGCTGTGCCTTCCGAGGTGCGGGACTGGCTGGCCTCCACCTTCACCCAGCAGACCCGAGCCAAAGGCCGCCGAGCGGAGGAGAAGCCCAAGTTCCGCAGCATTGTGCACGCCGTGCAGGCTGGGATCTTCGTGGAGCG GATGTTCCGGAGAACGTACACCTCCGTGGGCCCCTCCTACTCCTCTGCGGTCCTCAACTGTCTCAAG AACCTGGACCTCTGGTGCTTTGATGTCTTTTCCTTGAACCGGGCAGCCGATGACCACGCTCTGAGGACCATTGCATTTGAGTTGCTGACGCGGCATAACCTCATCAGCCGCTTTAAG ATTCCCACTGTGTTTTTGATGACTTTCCTGGATGCTTTGGAGACAGGCTATGGGAAATACAAGAACCCTTACCACAACCAGATCCACGCAGCTGACGTGACTCAGACAGTCCACTGCTTCTTGCTTCGCACAGGGATGGTG CACTGCCTGTCAGAGATTGAAGTCTTGGCCATCATCTTTGCAGCAGCCATCCATGACTATGAGCACACAGGCACTACCAACAGCTTCCACATCCAGACTAA GTCAGAATGTGCCATCCTGTACAATGACCGCTCAGTGCTGGAGAACCACCACATCAGCTCTGTCTTCCGAATGATGCAGGACGACGAGATGAACATTTTCATCAACCTCACCAAGGATGAGtttgt GGAGCTGCGGGCCCTGGTCATCGAGATGGTCTTGGCCACAGACATGTCTTGCCATTTCCAGCAAGTGAAGTCCATGAAGACAGCCTTGCAGCAGCTGGAGAG GATTGACAAGTCCAAGGCCCTGTCTCTACTGCTCCATGCTGCAGACATCAGCCATCCGACCAAGCAGTGGTCAGTTCACAGCCGCTGGACCAAGGCTCTCATGGAGGAATTCTTCCGCCAG GGTGACAaggaggcagagctgggtctGCCCTTCTCTCCGCTGTGTGATCGCACTTCCACTCTCGTGGCACAGTCCCAGATTG GTTTCATCGACTTCATTGTGGAGCCCACATTCTCTGTGCTGACCGACGTGGCTGAGAAGAGTGTCCAGCCCCTGGTGGATGAGGACTCCAAGTCTAAAAACCAGCCCAG CTTTCAGTGGCGCCAGCCTTCTCTGGATGTGGAAGTAGGAGACCCTAACCCTGATGTGATCAGCTTCCGCTCCACCTGGACCAAATACATTCAGGAGAACAAGCAGAAATGGAAGGAACAGGCAGCAAGCG GCATCACCAACCAGATGTCCATTGATGAGCTGTCCCCCTGTGAGGAggaggccccgccctcccctgcccaagATGAACACAACCAGAATGGGAATTTGGACtag